One part of the Vicia villosa cultivar HV-30 ecotype Madison, WI linkage group LG6, Vvil1.0, whole genome shotgun sequence genome encodes these proteins:
- the LOC131613062 gene encoding transcription repressor OFP15-like, producing the protein MMKKKTLNLSSLLKNTDLKYSSSWPWPYCHQPKTLSFRAENSNQDDINTTFKIINSAYLEPSESLSPKASSLDESSGKTDSTEPVIRGLPSDRFFFEPDETNSILEANNKAAVHSESEATQSLPFKDSVVLSMESQDPYVDFRKSMEEMVEAHDVKDWECLQGLLCWYLEVNEKNNHGYIVGAFVDLLVGLAFASTSSSFSSSSSSSSRSPFSPLSFYSSSLSSSYCTRCASCSAAREEEIDTPSSSLLLEQVREETDDEDEVEASVTEASISSPSSSSSH; encoded by the coding sequence atgatGAAGAAAAAAACACTGaacctctcttctcttctcaaaAACACAGACCTCAAATATTCATCTTCATGGCCATGGCCTTATtgtcaccaaccaaaaacactttcttTCAGAGCTGAAAATAGTAACCAAGATGACATTAACACCACATTCAAAATCATCAACTCAGCTTACTTGGAGCCTTCTGAATCTCTCTCTCCAAAAGCTTCTTCTCTTGATGAATCCTCAGGAAAAACCGATTCGACAGAACCCGTTATTCGCGGGTTACCGTCTGATCGGTTTTTCTTCGAGCCGGATGAGACTAACTCCATTTTAGAAGCTAATAATAAAGCTGCTGTGCATAGTGAAAGTGAAGCTACTCAAAGTTTACCATTCAAAGATAGTGTTGTGTTGTCCATGGAATCTCAAGATCCTTATGTGGATTTTCGAAAGTCTATGGAGGAAATGGTGGAAGCTCATGATGTTAAGGATTGGGAGTGTCTTCAAGGGCTATTGTGTTGGTACTTGGAGGTCAATGAGAAGAACAATCatggctatattgttggtgcttTTGTTGATTTATTGGTTGGTCTTGCATTTGCTTCGACTTCATCGTCGTTTTCTTCTTCGTCGTCTTCGTCTTCTCGTTCTCCTTTTTCTCCTTTATCCTTTTATAGTTCTTCTTTGTCTTCCTCTTATTGCACTCGGTGTGCTTCGTGTTCCGCGGCTCGCGAAGAAGAGATAGATACTCCTAGTTCTTCTTTGTTGTTAGAACAAGTTAGAGAGGAGACAGATGACGAAGATGAAGTAGAAGCTTCAGTAACTGAAGCTTCAATTTCATCGCCGTCATCATCAAGTAGTCATTGA